From Halobacteriovoraceae bacterium, one genomic window encodes:
- a CDS encoding Rne/Rng family ribonuclease — translation MPKQMIINKTLGESRAALLENGEILDFIIEREGHKSPNFPRVGNIYCGKVARVLPGMQSAFVDIGFDKAAFLYVDDAYIPTLEEQREMVAKAEEAKKKLEDLGERNVGNVIPDELSTLSEQVDMRFRPECSIESFLKEGDEIVVQVAKEPISTKGPRVTRHITLAGRHIVYMPLIEHTGVSRRIENEKERERLKEILDTIRPEGKGIIARTVAEGQSYRVLKNDFNMLVKMWKDIQKNFDKKKAPYLVYKDLSFVQRVLRDITDEHVEKVVLDTKEHQKEVDKFATKFLPSLKGKIELYNKKDVPIFEKYGIDLEIERGLSNKVYLRSGGSLNIDQTEALVSVDVNTGKFIGRKTLEDTILRTNLEAVKELAYQLRLRNCGGLIIVDFIDMEKVEHREQVYTSLLEALKKDRAKTNVLPISGLGLVEMTRKRTRDTLTRILCTQCPYCEGTGRVKSTTTVCFELIRELQKVIGKSTGNKVFIYAHPEVTARLCDDDFDVIENLEEKFSKTLVIRSENNYHIEQYEIFPQEY, via the coding sequence ATGCCAAAACAAATGATTATTAATAAAACTCTGGGTGAATCAAGAGCAGCTCTTCTAGAAAATGGTGAGATTCTTGATTTTATCATTGAAAGAGAAGGTCACAAATCACCAAATTTTCCACGTGTAGGAAATATCTATTGTGGAAAAGTCGCAAGGGTACTACCAGGAATGCAATCAGCTTTTGTTGACATTGGATTTGATAAAGCGGCCTTCCTTTATGTTGATGATGCCTATATTCCAACCCTAGAAGAGCAGCGAGAGATGGTTGCAAAGGCCGAAGAGGCCAAAAAAAAACTTGAAGATCTAGGGGAAAGGAATGTCGGAAACGTAATACCCGATGAACTAAGCACCCTTTCTGAACAAGTTGATATGAGGTTTCGTCCAGAATGTTCAATAGAAAGTTTTCTCAAAGAGGGTGATGAAATTGTCGTACAAGTCGCTAAAGAGCCAATATCTACCAAAGGCCCAAGAGTTACGAGGCACATTACTTTGGCCGGAAGGCATATCGTTTATATGCCTTTAATTGAACATACAGGGGTTTCTCGAAGAATAGAAAATGAAAAAGAACGGGAAAGGTTAAAAGAAATTCTCGATACAATACGACCTGAAGGAAAGGGAATAATCGCTAGAACAGTAGCTGAAGGCCAGTCTTATAGAGTTTTAAAAAATGACTTCAATATGCTCGTGAAAATGTGGAAAGATATTCAAAAGAATTTTGACAAGAAAAAGGCCCCCTATCTTGTTTATAAGGATCTATCATTCGTACAAAGAGTTTTGCGAGATATTACCGATGAGCACGTTGAAAAAGTAGTTTTAGATACTAAGGAACATCAAAAAGAAGTTGATAAATTTGCTACAAAATTTTTACCTTCCCTTAAAGGTAAAATAGAACTTTATAACAAAAAAGATGTACCTATTTTTGAAAAATATGGGATTGATCTTGAAATTGAACGTGGTCTAAGTAATAAAGTTTACTTACGCTCTGGTGGTTCTTTGAATATTGATCAGACCGAAGCTTTAGTTTCTGTTGATGTTAATACTGGAAAATTCATTGGTCGCAAAACTCTAGAAGATACAATTTTACGTACTAATCTCGAGGCAGTAAAAGAATTGGCCTATCAATTGAGACTTAGAAATTGTGGAGGACTCATCATTGTAGATTTTATTGATATGGAAAAGGTAGAACATAGAGAACAAGTTTATACCAGTCTACTCGAAGCATTAAAAAAAGACAGAGCAAAAACAAATGTCTTGCCGATCTCAGGATTAGGTCTAGTTGAGATGACTAGAAAAAGAACGAGAGATACCTTAACTAGAATTCTGTGCACTCAATGCCCCTACTGTGAAGGGACAGGGAGAGTTAAATCTACGACGACTGTTTGTTTCGAACTCATTAGAGAACTTCAAAAAGTCATAGGGAAAAGTACGGGTAATAAAGTTTTTATTTACGCACACCCAGAGGTGACTGCTAGATTGTGTGATGACGACTTTGATGTTATTGAAAACTTAGAAGAAAAGTTTTCAAAAACCTTGGTTATAAGATCCGAAAATAATTACCATATTGAGCAGTATGAGATTTTCCCGCAGGAGTACTAG
- the rpsU gene encoding 30S ribosomal protein S21, giving the protein MSNDSVKVVVSGSFTADKALRKFKRMCESAGILKEYRKRKEYKKPSMRKKEKLQASEKRRAKENTKSFRRSKI; this is encoded by the coding sequence ATGTCCAACGACTCTGTCAAAGTGGTAGTCAGTGGAAGCTTTACAGCAGATAAGGCCCTCAGAAAATTTAAGAGGATGTGCGAATCAGCTGGTATTTTAAAAGAATACCGTAAAAGAAAAGAGTACAAAAAGCCTTCGATGCGAAAAAAAGAAAAACTGCAGGCCTCAGAAAAAAGAAGAGCTAAGGAAAATACTAAGTCTTTTCGTCGTTCTAAAATCTAG
- a CDS encoding DUF2232 domain-containing protein, with translation MSNTGPEIQNPTVSDLNWSRWFFLSVVFIVLSTTGLLSLFAPAPILFSLIMYGKNKTMLMGAFSILVIYLFSIIFNNVNPLFFGVVSLSFFYGVMLYQIFVKEMDPVEGIVKIGAIIAGLSFLILGLSILGLEISVVEQFEKILVSELEHYKQLDPDLFAKGGERARYLEDVLKNPKEMATTIVSILPSVFFVGIFLSLWASLFSVLRASHIWIQKSTYPYTSNDLVNFKSPNYLVYFLIVGLSCVLFSDFSPHLKLDYVGGNILACVGVFYFFQGFGIYISLLNKLQIKGFIRSLFVVFTIWSLWHVVVIVGVFDQWFDFRKMINRNKEN, from the coding sequence ATGAGCAATACTGGGCCAGAAATTCAAAATCCAACAGTGTCCGACCTTAACTGGTCTCGTTGGTTCTTTTTATCAGTTGTATTTATAGTTTTATCTACAACCGGCCTTTTGTCCCTCTTTGCTCCTGCACCAATACTCTTTTCACTTATTATGTATGGGAAAAACAAGACCATGCTCATGGGCGCCTTTAGCATACTTGTTATCTATCTTTTTTCAATTATTTTCAATAATGTGAATCCTCTTTTTTTTGGAGTTGTTTCACTTTCATTTTTTTATGGAGTGATGCTATACCAAATTTTTGTTAAAGAGATGGACCCTGTTGAAGGAATCGTTAAAATAGGTGCAATTATTGCTGGCCTATCTTTTCTCATTCTTGGCCTGAGTATCTTAGGTCTTGAAATTTCTGTTGTTGAACAATTTGAAAAGATTCTTGTTTCAGAACTTGAACACTATAAGCAGCTAGATCCTGATCTTTTTGCAAAAGGTGGAGAAAGGGCCAGATATCTTGAAGACGTTCTAAAAAACCCCAAAGAAATGGCAACCACAATTGTCAGCATTTTACCATCAGTGTTCTTTGTTGGAATTTTTCTTAGTCTTTGGGCGAGTTTGTTTTCTGTCCTAAGAGCATCCCACATATGGATACAAAAGAGTACATACCCTTATACTTCAAATGACCTTGTCAATTTTAAGTCTCCAAATTATCTCGTTTATTTCCTAATCGTAGGACTATCCTGCGTTTTGTTTTCAGATTTTAGTCCTCATCTAAAACTTGATTACGTTGGAGGAAACATTCTTGCTTGTGTTGGAGTTTTTTACTTTTTTCAAGGCTTCGGAATTTATATTTCACTACTCAATAAATTACAGATTAAGGGATTTATTCGCTCTCTATTTGTTGTATTTACCATTTGGTCTTTATGGCATGTTGTTGTAATTGTTGGAGTTTTTGACCAATGGTTTGATTTTAGAAAGATGATAAATCGAAATAAGGAGAATTAA
- the rpsR gene encoding 30S ribosomal protein S18 produces the protein MIYELAVVARPDATEDQVASLKKIVSEVTEANLGSVLLSDDWGTMRFPQPTSSGLQSGNYLYFIYKSDSAANKEIQRRLGINESVIKYMFVKLGEASQEQQILKNYKTPFSKAKKGTEVEDTEGEESEKGRKKFAKRKNCWFTSNKLIADWKDPNTYAWLVNEFGKIGPARVSGVSRKHQRFVNTAIKRARQIGVASYMNNRIAERI, from the coding sequence ATGATTTATGAATTGGCAGTAGTCGCAAGACCTGACGCAACAGAAGACCAAGTAGCGTCACTAAAAAAAATTGTTTCAGAAGTAACTGAAGCAAATCTTGGTTCAGTATTGTTGAGTGATGATTGGGGAACAATGAGATTTCCACAACCAACTTCATCAGGACTTCAATCAGGTAACTATCTCTACTTTATTTATAAGTCAGATAGTGCTGCAAACAAAGAAATTCAAAGACGTTTGGGCATTAATGAATCTGTTATAAAGTACATGTTTGTTAAACTTGGAGAAGCTTCTCAAGAGCAACAAATTCTCAAAAATTACAAAACTCCTTTTTCTAAGGCCAAAAAGGGAACTGAGGTCGAGGATACTGAGGGAGAAGAATCTGAAAAAGGGCGTAAAAAATTCGCTAAAAGAAAAAATTGTTGGTTTACTTCAAATAAACTTATTGCAGATTGGAAAGATCCCAATACATATGCATGGCTAGTAAATGAATTTGGAAAAATTGGGCCAGCAAGAGTTTCAGGTGTGAGTAGAAAACATCAAAGGTTTGTTAACACTGCAATTAAGCGTGCAAGACAAATTGGTGTAGCAAGCTATATGAATAATAGAATTGCTGAAAGAATATAA
- a CDS encoding NupC/NupG family nucleoside CNT transporter: protein MHKFISFIGLASMVGIAFALSNDRKNIKWKTVVNGILLQVLLAIIILKTNIGKMFFSYAKDFFQGILNFTSEGSMFLFGDLARAEKLGFVFATMVLPTIIFFGSLMSVLYHLGVMQKIIKFTAHIMMKVMNTSGVESLAAAANIFAGQTEAPLVVKPYISKMTKSELMALMSGGMATMAGGVLAAYVGLGIDAGHLLAASVMSAPAALVCAKILVPETVDSVTNDHIRSLEIEEHVNIIDAAASGAAEGMKLALNVGAMLLAFIALIAMLNGGLSVLEKGINSFYSMFSPANPKLIEGLTLELILGYIFAPIAALMGVPLSESVIVGSLLGKKVVINEFVAYLDLKDQLSSLSPRAVVISTYALCGFSNFSSIAIQLGGIGTIAPSRRKDLANLGIKSLIAGSLACFMTACIAGIFI, encoded by the coding sequence ATGCACAAATTTATTTCATTCATTGGACTCGCGTCGATGGTTGGCATCGCTTTTGCGCTTAGTAATGACAGAAAAAATATTAAGTGGAAAACAGTCGTCAATGGAATATTACTTCAAGTTTTATTGGCAATCATTATACTCAAAACAAATATTGGAAAAATGTTCTTCTCTTATGCGAAAGACTTTTTTCAAGGAATTTTAAATTTTACTTCAGAAGGATCAATGTTTCTCTTTGGAGACTTGGCAAGGGCCGAAAAACTCGGATTTGTTTTTGCAACGATGGTTCTTCCTACAATAATATTCTTTGGTTCCCTTATGAGTGTCCTCTATCATCTTGGTGTTATGCAAAAAATAATTAAATTCACTGCACATATCATGATGAAAGTTATGAACACTTCAGGTGTAGAATCCTTGGCTGCAGCAGCTAATATTTTTGCAGGACAAACAGAGGCCCCGCTAGTTGTCAAACCCTACATCTCTAAAATGACAAAATCAGAACTGATGGCCCTTATGAGTGGTGGAATGGCCACGATGGCCGGCGGTGTATTGGCCGCATATGTCGGATTAGGTATTGACGCTGGCCATCTTTTAGCAGCATCAGTTATGTCTGCTCCCGCAGCACTTGTTTGTGCAAAAATCCTGGTGCCCGAAACTGTTGATTCAGTGACAAATGATCACATTAGAAGTCTTGAAATCGAGGAACATGTAAATATAATTGACGCAGCTGCGTCGGGGGCTGCCGAGGGAATGAAGTTAGCATTAAATGTAGGGGCAATGCTTTTAGCATTTATTGCACTTATTGCAATGTTAAATGGAGGGCTGTCTGTTTTAGAAAAAGGAATCAATTCATTTTATTCAATGTTTTCACCTGCAAACCCGAAATTAATTGAAGGTTTAACACTCGAACTCATTCTTGGATATATCTTTGCTCCAATTGCGGCCCTTATGGGTGTACCATTGTCAGAGTCAGTTATTGTGGGCTCACTTTTAGGGAAAAAAGTTGTTATCAATGAATTTGTGGCCTACTTAGATCTCAAGGATCAGCTAAGTTCTTTATCGCCTAGAGCTGTAGTTATTTCAACTTACGCTTTGTGTGGTTTTTCCAATTTTAGTTCAATTGCGATACAATTAGGAGGAATTGGAACAATTGCTCCAAGTCGTAGGAAAGATCTGGCCAATCTTGGAATAAAATCTTTGATTGCAGGCTCTTTGGCCTGTTTTATGACGGCCTGTATTGCTGGGATATTTATATAA